The following are from one region of the Aspergillus chevalieri M1 DNA, chromosome 1, nearly complete sequence genome:
- a CDS encoding uncharacterized protein (COG:S;~EggNog:ENOG410PNY9;~InterPro:IPR042321,IPR018617;~PFAM:PF09779;~TransMembrane:8 (i175-194o239-256i277-295o307-325i568-588o600-618i625-646o666-686i);~go_process: GO:0071765 - nuclear inner membrane organization [Evidence IEA]): MAPLFSKRLSCFYCGKRSAQSDGGPIRKWRCNHCEAINYLDEKGEITDPPAAETNPTVYGPGASNQTLETTDFKASGLFCAQCIRNQHLFTSALASYFPSTDDPNYTAYEREYPQFRRSMEERYPQVCARCEPRVRDRIRQTGYEAKSDHLRRMMDRSKAGRVARQARNRNWRSVLVFAGAIGYWSSVAGQLGWDMLESLKAGDKMSQDTDEPLSPSMASCVQQTIQDWRLPSQCSVDFSPYAGLALIAGILSIWWNPKLRLKIEGRGGRFVGLGEYYQVQLIVMVARCAFWAVLKDPSSSGLQPTLPPALHLFMVFFTVLSVAISRRVVRYDTRPLVSWNEITPDATPDQRIETASVQSTGNKSASKLPNTQLGQTPQRFPLEKLAIPRLSPEKESAIPTPPPEVDDMDWTPSGPSVQHELRPTISVHERDQKSVLDGPLPFYGSLPAAPKPPAWNLRSQPAKPKPIEQVVERNPFHRTPAQPPRPWERNPGRLDPVFAPPKFFPMSDHSASTGLESLFDQAFTIKTPEDEGKEDWQHQQHHRQHQQQQSHQAPQNNSRPPVNVQGFLVFQYLRLGLLLMSLLAWTLSQNGVLSVPGNYVEVASLGSASLLAGFALLDVLKQPIVYWNGMEILVYFAELAAAVHLGGNLPHVSFEREYFDRYGRLLLVFMAAQEALGLLSLYRAIFAHAAHARERPAGQQMSQSNQDTFNSSSIGYERSPAGIVSQPQNSLSSVPPLSFSSTAAGSSFSTQSPEPHYQLPPQSTFGQQGFFNNDNNNHSFTLGSLKDNESEVDPFEHDSDTETTMTATTNATNATIRNIRYGGSASSNDFYYPKRADVGSGIGGLSLDDKPMRRMTRSQTKQRTGGLGGDPYSRRYSTRR; this comes from the exons ATGGCTCCTCTTTTCTCCAAGCGACTAAGTTGCTTCTATTGCGGCAAGCGCTCCGCGCAGTCCGACGGAGGCCCTATCCGCAAATGGCGCTGCAACCACTGCGAAGCCATCAATTATCTGGATGAG AAAGGTGAAATCACGGACCCCCCCGCCGCGGAAACAAACCCGACAGTGTACGGCCCAGGAGCATCGAATCAGACCCTCGAGACGACCGACTTTAAAGCATCCGGATTGTTTTGTGCACAATGTATTCGCAACCAGCACCTATTCACGAGCGCGCTTGCTTCTTACTTTCCATCGACCGATGATCCGAACTACACTGCCTACGAAAGGGAATACCCACAGTTTCGCCGGAGTATGGAGGAACGATACCCCCAGGTTTGCGCGAGATGTGAGCCGCGTGTGAGAGATCGCATCCGTCAGACAGGCTATGAGGCGAAATCGGATCATTTGAGGCGCATGATGGATAGAAGCAAGGCCGGAAGGGTAGCAAGGCAGGCGCGTAACCGGAACTGGAGGAGTGTACTCGTTTTTGCGGGAGCCATCGGTTACTGGAGCAGCGTTGCTGGACAACTTGGCTGGGATATGCTGGAGTCTTTGAAGGCTGGTGATAAAATGTCTCAGGATACAGATGAACCGTTGTCACCGTCTATGGCGTCATGCGTTCAGCAAACGATACAAGACTGGCGTCTTCCAAGCCAGTGCTCAGTCGATTTTTCACCATATGCCGGTCTAGCTCTTATTGCGGGAATCCTCTCTATCTGGTGGAATCCGAAATTGCGACTGAAGATCGAGGGAAGAGGCGGTCGGTTCGTTGGGTTAGGAGAATACTACCAGGTCCAGCTCATTGTCATGGTGGCGCGATGCGCCTTTTGGGCTGTCCTCAAGGATCCTTCGTCCAGTGGCCTGCAGCCGACTCTGCCGCCAGCCCTGCATTTGTTCATGGTTTTCTTCACGGTCTTG TCTGTTGCGATTTCTCGACGCGTCGTTCGATATGACACTCGTCCATTGGTCTCATGGAATGAAATTACGCCAGATGCGACGCCTGATCAAAGAATAGAAACAGCCTCTGTGCAATCGACTGGTAACAAATCGGCATCCAAGCTTCCCAATACGCAACTCGGGCAGACTCCCCAACGCTTCCCGCTTGAAAAGCTAGCCATCCCTCGTCTTTCTCCGGAGAAAGAGTCGGCCATCCCTACTCCTCCCCCAGAGGTAGATGATATGGATTGGACCCCGTCTGGTCCATCTGTCCAGCATGAACTCCGACCAACAATCAGTGTTCATGAAAGAGATCAAAAATCGGTACTCGATGGACCGTTGCCATTCTATGGATCGCTACCTGCTGCCCCGAAACCTCCGGCATGGAATCTTCGCAGTCAACCTGCGAAGCCTAAGCCTATTGAGCAAGTGGTTGAGCGCAACCCATTCCACCGTACCCCAGCACAACCTCCTCGCCCGTGGGAGCGTAACCCAGGCCGTCTTGATCCTGTTTTTGCGCCTCCGAAATTCTTCCCAATGAGTGACCATTCCGCGTCAACAGGACTCGAAAGTCTTTTCGACCAAGCTTTCACCATCAAAACACCGGAAGATGAGGGTAAAGAAGATTGgcagcaccaacagcatcaTCGGCAGCATCAGCAACAGCAAAGTCACCAGGCGCCACAGAACAACTCTCGACCGCCGGTCAATGTACAGGGCTTTCTTGTTTTCCAATATCTTCGGTTAGGATTGCTCTTAATGTCTCTCCTTGCCTGGACCCTTTCACAGAATGGTGTTCTCTCGGTGCCCGGAAACTATGTCGAAGTCGCCTCCTTGGGAAGCGCAAGTCTCCTTGCTGGATTTGCTTTATTGGACGTGCTCAAGCAGCCCATTGTGTATTGGAATGGCATGGAAATCCTTGTCTACTTCGCTGAACTGGCGGCAGCGGTTCATCTAGGAGGAAACCTTCCACATGTTTCGTTTGAGAGAGAATATTTCGATCGATATGGAAGGCTCCTCTTGGTTTTCATGGCTGCACAGGAAGCACTTGGTTTGCTATCGCTTTATCGCGCGATTTTTGCGCATGCAGCTCATGCTCGAGAAAGACCAGCCGGCCAGCAGATGAGTCAATCGAACCAAGACACATTCAATAGCTCGTCCATAGGATATGAGAGGTCGCCTGCTGGCATCGTATCGCAACCACAGAATTCTCTTTCGTCCGTgcctcctctttctttctcatcaACTGCCGCCGGCTCCAGCTTCTCAACTCAATCACCCGAACCACACTATCAATTACCGCCGCAATCCACCTTTGGCCAGCAggggttcttcaacaacGACAATAACAATCATAGCTTCACCCTGGGTAGCCTTAAGGACAACGAGTCCGAAGTTGATCCGTTCGAGCACGACTCAGATACCGAAACCACCATGACAGCTACTACGAACGCTACGAATGCTACCATCCGCAACATCCGATATGGAGGAAGTGCGAGTAGCAATGACTTTTACTATCCGAAACGTGCTGATGTTGGCTCCGGAATTGGTGGCCTCAGTCTTGACGATAAGCCCATGCGGCGGATGACCCGGAGCCAGACGAAGCAGCGGACGGGAGGCCTCGGAGGGGATCCTTATTCTCGGAGATATTCTACGCGTCGCTAA
- the ALG14 gene encoding glycosyltransferase family protein (BUSCO:EOG092643QM;~COG:G;~EggNog:ENOG410PR2I;~InterPro:IPR013969;~TransMembrane:4 (i12-32o52-71i185-203o223-245i);~go_process: GO:0006488 - dolichol-linked oligosaccharide biosynthetic process [Evidence IEA]) — protein sequence MASLPLTSTNSLCAVVVLVIVAVLTIVLSLFHSLSIPQNTKVPKCRPKHSPIHLLVVLGSGGHTAEMFSMLRRMQLNTSRYSYRTYVVSSGDEFSAAKAIEFEKSLQGEEDVPFPQGVSLPGAPPPLLGGPPPLMDGPPPLMNGPPPLMGALPPLQAATPQGVPSQDSPYTIVTIPRARRVHQSFFTAPHSTLQCFWACIRVLCGRYPDQKPVPLSYSPYPDLILTNGPATAVCVIMAAKFLRLFRRYAMKEKKQGNMPTVQDIRLRTIFVESWARVTTLSLSGKLLLPFVDRFLVQWPALEGKAAWWSMRKTEYAGALVD from the exons ATGGCCTCATTGCCACTCACCTCGACCAACTCGCTCTGTGCGGTGGTCGTCCTGGTAATAGTGGCCGTTCTAACTATCGTCCTG TCCCTCTTCCATAGTCTTTCTATTCCTCAGAATACCAAAGTACCCAAATGTCGACCAAAGCACTCTCCTATTCACCTCCTGGTTGTCCTGGGCAGCGGCGGTCATACTGCCGAGATGTTCTCTATGCTACGACGAATGCAACTTAATACATCCAGGTATAGCTACCGAACCTACGTCGTGAGCTCGGGGGATGAATTTAGCGCCGCTAAGGCGATTGAATTTGAAAAGAGTCTccaaggcgaagaagatgtcCCGTTCCCCCAGGGTGTCTCGCTCCCGGGTGCACCTCCCCCATTACTGGGTGGCCCTCCGCCGTTAATGGATGGTCCTCCCCCGCTGATGAATGGTCCTCCTCCGTTAATGGGTGCTCTTCCTCCGTTACAGGCTGCTACGCCCCAGGGTGTCCCGTCACAGGATTCCCCCTACACCATCGTCACCATCCCGCGGGCACGTCGCGTCCATCAATCATTCTTTACCGCGCCCCACTCTACCCTTCAATGCTTTTGGGCCTGTATCCGTGTGCTGTGCGGTCGATATCCGGATCAGAAGCCAGTTCCTTTGAGTTACTCACCATATCCGGACTTGATCTTGACAAACGGACCGGCGACAGCTGTTTGCGTTATAATGGCTGCCAAATTTTTGCGCTTGTTTCGCCGCTATGCtatgaaagaaaagaagcaggGAAACATGCCGACTGTTCAGGATATTCGACTGCGCACTATCTTTGTGGAATCGTGGGCCCGGGTGACCACTTTGAGTCTCTCTGGCAAGCTCTTGCTGCCTTTTGTCGACCGATTCCTCGTTCAGTGGCCTGCATTGGAAGGAAAGGCTGCTTGGTGGAGTATGAGGAAGACGGAGTATGCTGGCGCGCTGGTAGACTGA
- a CDS encoding SDR family NAD(P)-dependent oxidoreductase (COG:Q;~EggNog:ENOG410PJ9X;~InterPro:IPR002347,IPR036291,IPR020904;~PFAM:PF00106,PF13561,PF08659;~go_function: GO:0016491 - oxidoreductase activity [Evidence IEA];~go_process: GO:0055114 - oxidation-reduction process [Evidence IEA]) yields the protein MSYSLKGRNVLVTGGSRGLGALVAQKFASEGSNIAINYASSKDASEKLASEIQSQFGVKTITIQGDASLADDCIKAVKTTIEQLGGLDIVISNAGWTKITQFNDLHAMDDDDWDRCWSTNVKGNMYLFREALPTFNANPDGGVFLMTSSTAAVSPFGSSLPYSVTKAAGLHLMKCLAQTQGKNVRVNSVLPGLLLTDWGSRFPHEKIQGYKDISVLKKVPELEDTANAYIMLAQNSSMTGQAIQIDAGFVIK from the exons ATGTCCTACTCTTTAAAAGGACGTAACGTCCTCGTCACAGGCGGATCCCG GGGACTCGGGGCCCTCGTCGCGCAGAAGTTCGCATCCGAAGGCTCTAACATTGCTATCAACTATGCCTCGAGCAAGGATGCTTCCGAGAAGCTCGCATCTGAGATACAGTCTCAGTTTGGTGTGAAGACGATTACTATTCAGGGT GACGCAAGCCTTGCAGACGACTGTATCAAAGCCGTCAAGACGACCATCGAACAGCTGGGTGGGTTGGATATTGTGATATCTAACGCC GGGTGGACGAAAATTACACAATTCAATGATTTGCATGCCATGGACGATGACGATTGGGACAGG TGTTGGTCGACCAACGTCAAGGGCAACATGTACTTGTTCCGAGAGGCATTGCCAACGTTCAATGCGAATCCCGACGGCGGTGTCTTCCTTATGACTTCATCCACTGCG GCTGTTTCGCCATTTGGAAGCAGTTTGCCCTACTCTGTAACAAAAGCAGCAG GTTTGCATCTCATGAAATGTCTCGCGCAGACCCAGGGAAAAAATGTTCGGGTTAACTCTGTTCTTCCTGGTCTTCTATTGACGGACTGG GGCAGCCGATTCCCTCACGAGAAGATCCAGGGCTATAAGGATATATCTGTCCTCAAAAAAGTG CCTGAGCTTGAAGACACGGCCAATGCGTACATCATGCTTGCTCAGAACTCATCCATGACGGGACAGGCCATACAGATTG ACGCCGGCTTTGTCATTAAATAA
- the FMT1 gene encoding methionyl-tRNA formyltransferase (BUSCO:EOG092631ML;~COG:J;~EggNog:ENOG410PM37;~InterPro:IPR002376,IPR041711,IPR036477;~PFAM:PF00551;~go_function: GO:0016742 - hydroxymethyl-, formyl-and related transferase activity [Evidence IEA];~go_process: GO:0009058 - biosynthetic process [Evidence IEA]) yields MFRLKRPGTFWACRQVPSYRAFAIRFLSTKTYDPLRILFCGSDEFSIASLKALHEEYLRNPDRIASIDVVCRPGKKVGRGLKVVREVPIKAAASELSLPIHEIDTFKGWTPPLPSGEPINLVVAVSFGLFVPRRILTSAKYGGLNVHPSMLPFYHGPAPLHHVLMDGKTTTGVTLQTMHHQHFDHGVVLQQTPPPGLEIPDPDSCTVPQLLDVVTPKGADVLLDGVRQGLFVPPLENRGFSDLPLSDAPHAAKITPEDRHISWPEWSWQIINRRNRVIGPLWSKAYLHDSRPDSTSGPRKRLIFTEMEEAQPQEGCREFTSSPGWPFVASSLQAEGKREEKLYVWTSDKKLIHLRRMIVEGAPNTDAARAARKAGFLGDRVVRTDDFEFHGFHDALL; encoded by the exons ATGTTTCGTTTGAAACGCCCGGGGACTTTTTGGGCCTGTAGGCAGGTACCATCTTATCGAGCATTTGCAATTCGGTTTCTGTCTACGAAGACTTACGATCCACTCCGGATTCTCTTCTGCGGATCGGACGAGTTCAGTATAGCTTCCCTGAAAGCTCTCCATGAGGAGTACTTACGAAATCCGGATCGTATCGCTTCGATTGATGTCGTCTGCAGGCCTGGAAAGAAGGTTGGAAGAGGATTGAAAGTTGTACGAGAGG TCCCCATCAAGGCGGCCGCATCCGAATTGTCACTTCCGATTCATGAGATAGATACCTTTAAAGGGTGGACG CCACCTCTGCCTTCTGGGGAACCGATCAACCTGGTAGTAGCCGTGTCGTTCGGGCTGTTTGTACCTCGACGGATTCTTACTTCAGCCAAATATGGAGGGCTAAATGTCCATCCTTCGATGCTTCCATT TTATCACGGACCGGCACCGTTACATCATGTTCTTATGGACGGTAAAACCACAACCGGTGTCACGCTTCAGACAATGCACCATCAGCACTTTGACCATGGCGTCGTTCTCCAGCAAACACCGCCCCCTGGCCTCGAGATACCGGATCCAGATTCATGCACGGTTCCGCAACTGCTGGATGTCGTTACGCCCAAAGGAGCAGATGTTTTGCTTGACGGTGTCAGGCAGGGGCTTTTTGTTCCTCCATTGGAGAACCGAGGATTTAGCGATTTACCGCTTAGTGATGCACCACATGCGGCTAAAATCACGCCAGAAGACCGCCATATCAGCTGGCCAGAGTGGTCATGGCAGATAATCAACAGGAGGAACCGGGTGATAGGCCCATTATGGAGCAAGGCTTACCTACATGATAGTCGGCCCGACTCGACCTCAGGACCAAGAAAGAGATTGATCTTCACGGAAATGGAAGAAGCTCAGCCACAGGAAGGTTGCAGGGAATTTACTTCGTCACCCGGTTGGCCATTTGTGGCTAGCTCTTTACAGGCTGAGGGTAAAAGGGAAGAGAAGCTCTACGTCTGGACTTCTGACAAGAAACTGATCCATCTACGCCGAATGATTGTGGAAGGAGCACCGAATACGGACGCTGCTCGGGCCGCACGCAAAGCTGGATTTTTGGGTGACAGAGTAGTCCGTACGGACGATTTCGAGTTCCACGGCTTCCACGATGCTCTTTTATGA
- a CDS encoding uncharacterized protein (COG:S;~EggNog:ENOG410PKQJ;~InterPro:IPR013176,IPR043987;~PFAM:PF19031;~go_component: GO:0035658 - Mon1-Ccz1 complex [Evidence IEA];~go_process: GO:0016192 - vesicle-mediated transport [Evidence IEA]) has product MPESDFASVIPAQLSFLAIYNPLLGPTDETLSDQIVFYTSRSSRLRRTESNAVDNSNDDSKDESNDRLRQIGLAQGMVGFAKTFSDGKALDYVETERSRIVLHELEQNWWILTSVDLTRIPSDSHSGTSSQRDLTELPSIVYSSRELCPPHLMIQQLRRAHALFLLHHDFTLDRLYERVGRPAFCTRLERFWGKFAWNWEVLLNGNPAVDIYDGIKLSAGGELGIGVGEEEWGSGEREVLEDFVSRTDGLVDLIVSRFGDPPTQVEDKAAGDIGPPWLGFGAYPRSSDGVIFSGVGGISRPSVVRISQWMEWIYRYGDSAYGVGEDPTSPRRRKQRRNQRGMIYSKSARVSSNARSPSESLDPDRSFSPGIPRPLVVGTPPPPEGRAGPQTIKEDSPARSEHQESNWSSLKPETFMKYLTLGYGTSWFSSSPHPPVSTLQQNDSPENAGQEDTKQGGEEETQSKSRVQDFGRFIVGLREGEDLSGHSPESHTESRQNGRIETRITHVHLVRPERERKGLQAVIYLHQPFIFTFLFDPETPSLSNHTLYDSIRHQLLPLHKTLSISTSSTTAANRISVSDNESATNQQQPVYDLVYDPSNLTIRSSIPNIPDLAAYAVAHPNNRPWSRLESINIHQQLLNTYLDTRARPLEIERTCKTSRGWWIVWVRMSPTEIPEPINDAITPTPPTTTTPPMSSNTAQEAFLVRKASDAQATSHSRGVSMNSGGGGSTSFFRDLGGAPSSFSLPSLTGGGMQADIMGPARLVEGLGMDARRYIERLLSLNR; this is encoded by the exons ATGCCTGAAAGCGACTTTGCCTCGGTGATCCCCGCGCAACTCTCGTTCCTTGCGATCTATAACCCCCTCCTCGGACCGACAGACGAAACGCTCAGCGATCAGATCGTCTTCTACACGTCCAGATCGAGTCGATTGCGACGCACTGAGAGCAATGCAGTGGATAACTCAAATGATGATTCCAAGGATGAATCAAACGACAGGTTGCGTCAGATAGGCTTGGCGCAAGGCATGGTGGGCTTCGCGAA GACTTTTTCGGATGGAAAAGCACTGGACTACGTCGAGACAGAAAGATCTCGGATTGTCCTTCATGAGCTAGAGCAGAATTGGTGGATATTGACT TCCGTCGACCTGACACGAATTCCATCCGATTCGCATAGCGGAACATCGTCACAGCGTGATCTCACCGAGTTGCCCTCGATCGTTTATTCCTCTCGAGAGCTATGCCCACCACATCTCATGATCCAGCAGCTCCGTCGCGCGCATGCCTTATTCCTGCTCCACCATGACTTCACACTCGACCGCCTCTACGAACGTGTTGGCAGACCTGCATTCTGTACTCGTCTTGAGCGATTTTGGGGGAAGTTCGCATGGAACTGGGAGGTTCTTCTGAACGGGAACCCAGCCGTGGACATATATGACGGGATAAAGCTCTCTGCGGGAGGGGAACTAGGGATCGGCgtgggagaagaggaatggGGAAgcggagaaagagaagtACTTGAGGACTTTGTCTCTCGAACTGATGGGCTTGTGGATCTGATCGTGTCGAGGTTTGGCGATCCACCCACGCAGGTCGAGGACAAAGCGGCCGGGGATATTGGTCCCCCATGGCTTGGCTTTGGGGCATATCCTCGGTCATCCGATGGGGTCATTTTCTCCGGTGTGGGAGGTATATCGAGACCGTCCGTGGTGCGAATATCCCAATGGATGGAATGGATCTATAGATATGGTGATAGCGCATATGGAGTGGGCGAAGACCCAACCTCGCCGCGTCGCCGAAAACAACGCAGAAATCAACGCGGAATGATATACTCGAAGAGCGCAAGAGTATCATCCAACGCTAGAAGCCCATCCGAGTCTCTGGATCCAGATCGAAGCTTTTCTCCCGGAATACCCCGTCCTCTTGTGGTAGGAACGCCTCCTCCCCCGGAAGGGCGCGCCGGCCCTCAAACGATTAAAGAGGACTCTCCTGCGAGAAGTGAGCATCAAGAAAGCAACTGGTCGAGTTTGAAGCCTGAGACCTTTATGAAGTATCTTACTTTGGGATACGGTACATCATGGTTTTCGTCGAGTCCACATCCTCCGGTCTCTACATTACAACAGAATGATAGCCCGGAAAATGCAGGGCAGGAAGATACTAAACAAGGTGGTGAAGAGGAAACTCAAAGCAAATCTAGAGTGCAAGACTTCGGAAGATTCATTGTTGGTTTGCGTGAAGGAGAGGACCTATCCGGTCATTCTCCAGAGAGTCATACAGAGAGCAGGCAAAATGGACGAATAGAAACTCGAATCACTCACGTCCATCTGGTACGACCAGAGCGAGAGCGGAAAGGACTTCAAGCAGTGATTTACTTG CATCAACCATTCATCTTCACATTTCTCTTCGATCCCGAAACGCCATCTCTCTCAAACCATACCCTCTACGACAGCATCCGTCACCAACTATTACCCCTTCACAAGACACTCTCAATctccacctcctccacaacagcagcaaaccgGATATCCGTATCCGACAATGAATCAGCCacaaaccaacaacaaccagtCTATGACCTCGTCTACGACCCCTCAAACCTAACGATCCGCTCCTCCATCCCCAACATCCCAGACCTCGCCGCATATGCCGTAGCGCACCCGAACAATAGACCCTGGTCCCGCCTAGAATCCATCAATATCCACCAGCAGCTCTTGAACACGTACCTCGACACCCGCGCACGACCCCTAGAAATCGAACGAACATGCAAAACTAGTCGTGGCTGGTGGATCGTGTGGGTGCGAATGTCCCCCACCGAAATCCCAGAACCCATTAACGACGCTATCACGCCCACTCCTCCCACAACTACTACACCTCCCATGTCCAGTAATACAGCCCAAGAAGCATTCCTCGTCCGCAAAGCGAGCGACGCACAGGCAACAAGCCACTCCCGTGGCGTGAGTATGAACAGCGGAGGTGGAGGGTCGACGAGTTTCTTCCGCGATCTGGGTGGTGCACCTTCGTCGTTCTCACTACCGTCACTAACTGGTGGTGGAATGCAGGCGGATATCATGGGTCCGGCTAGACTAGTGGAGGGACTGGGGATGGATGCTAGGCGGTATATAGAGAGGTTGTTGAGTTTGAATCGGTAG
- the rho1 gene encoding Rho family GTPase RHO1 (COG:S;~EggNog:ENOG410PFAP;~InterPro:IPR005225,IPR001806,IPR027417,IPR003578;~PFAM:PF00025,PF08477,PF00071;~go_function: GO:0003924 - GTPase activity [Evidence IEA];~go_function: GO:0005525 - GTP binding [Evidence IEA];~go_process: GO:0007264 - small GTPase mediated signal transduction [Evidence IEA]), translating into MAEIRRKLVIVGDGACGKTCLLIVFSKGTFPEVYVPTVFENYVADVEVDGKHVELALWDTAGQEDYDRLRPLSYPDSHVILICFAVDSPDSLDNVQEKWISEVLHFCQGLPIILVGCKMDLRHDPKTIEELTKTSQKPVSPEQGEEVRKKIGAYKYLECSARTNEGVREVFEAATRAALLTKTSKSKKKCAIL; encoded by the exons ATGGCCGAGATCCGTCGTAAGCTTGTCATCGTTGGTGATGGTGCCTGTGGTAAGACTTGTTTGTTGAT TGTCTTCTCCAAGGGTACCTTCCCTGAG GTCTACGTCCCCACCGTCTTCGAGAACTATGTCGCCGATGTCGAAGTTGACGGCAAGCACGTTGAACTCGCCCTTTGGGATACTGCTGGTCAAGAAGATTATGACCGTCTCCGTCCTCTGTCTTACCCCGACTCCCACGTCATCTTGATTTGTTTCGCCGTCGACTCGCCAGACTCGCTCGACAATGTCCAGGAGAAG TGGATTTCCGAGGTTCTTCACTTCTGCCAGGGCCTTCCCATCATCCTTGTTGGCTGCAAGATGGATCTTCGTCACGACCCCAAGACCATTGAAGAACTCACCAAGACCTCCCAGAAGCCCGTCTCTCCCGAACAG GGTGAGGAAGTCCGCAAGAAGATCGGCGCCTACAAGTACCTCGAGTGCTCTGCTCGTACCAACGAGGGTGTCCGTGAGGTCTTCGAAGCGGCCACTCGCGCTGCTCTTCTGACCAAGACgagcaagagcaagaagaagtgCGCTATCCTGTAA
- a CDS encoding mitochondrial 54S ribosomal protein uL24m (COG:S;~EggNog:ENOG410PPQ3;~InterPro:IPR041988,IPR003256,IPR008991,IPR005824, IPR014722;~go_component: GO:0005840 - ribosome [Evidence IEA];~go_function: GO:0003723 - RNA binding [Evidence IEA];~go_function: GO:0003735 - structural constituent of ribosome [Evidence IEA];~go_process: GO:0006412 - translation [Evidence IEA]), whose protein sequence is MQRVIRRTALARNQAQRKAIRAAKEAEREELNDSLRQRFAYQRIELDAIRAERQRRREDWMRGPLAPKRDSGPEGKSFGALSPQAMNPPVIPKHLRRKYINIAPGDRVCVMKGKDKGKINEVVRVDPANETVMVKDTNMADVTFPPWLNEQYGHKSPVHSINLPVALDDVKLVVALDDPVTGNTRDVLVEHVYGGEPLLERPYGTDTPRHTRYIAGEDIEIPWPRSDPAEQKDEEWDTLRMEVETPTWVPSLHNPPFPSSVLDEIRNKFSKYRTRHDPEWVEQKKLEDYKKEYLQSRSLLTPKGELIAMLRAKSAERTQAQKDADGNVIMDEQTAGFIEKFMKEKAKSSA, encoded by the exons ATGCAGAGAGTCATTCGAAGGACGGCACTGGCGCGGAACCAGGCACAACGGAAGGCAATCCGTGCCGCCAAAGAGGCCGAACGCGAAGAATTGAACGATTCCCTGAGACAACGGTTCGCCTACCAGCGCATAGAACTCGATGCCATTCGCGCCGAAAGACAACGTCGTCGAGAGGATTGGATGCGGGGACCTCTGGCGCCGAAGCGGGATTCTGGACCTGAAGGCAAGAGCTTTGGTGCTCTGAGCCCGCAGGCTATGAACCCGCCTGTGATTCCGAAGCACCTCCGCAGGAAATACATCAATATTGCTCCCGGAGACCGGGTGTGTGTTATGAAGGGGAAGGACAAGGGCAAGATCAACGAGGTTGTTCGTGTTGATCCGGCAAATGAGACGGTCATGGTGAAGGACACTAATATG GCCGATGTGACTTTTCCACCCTGGTTAAACGAACAGTACGGACACAAGAGTCCCGTCCACTCGATTAACCTGCCCGTTGCCCTCGACGATGTCAAACTTGTGGTTGCTCTCGACGATCCGGTCACTGGTAACACTCGGGATGTCCTTGTCGAACATGTCTATGGAGGAGAACCGCTCCTTGAGCGACCGTACGGCACCGACACCCCCCGACACACACGGTACATTGCAGGCGAGGACATCGAGATTCCCTGGCCCCGCAGTGATCCCGCGGAGCagaaggatgaggagtgGGACACCCTGCGGATGGAAGTTGAGACACCTACCTGGGTGCCGTCGTTACACAACCCGCCATTCCCCTCGAGCGTCCTTGATGAGATTCGGAACAAGTTCTCTAAGTACCGGACACGGCACGATCCCGAGTGGgttgagcagaagaagctggAGGACTACAAGAAGGAATATCTTCAAAGCAGGTCTTTGTTGACACCAAAGGGTGAACTGATTGCCATGCTGCGGGCGAAGAGTGCAGAGAGGACACAAGCACAAAAGGATGCCGATGGCAATGTGATCATGGATGAGCAGACGGCCGGGTTTATCGAAAAATTCATGAAGGAGAAGGCCAAATCTTCGGCTTAG